The following proteins are encoded in a genomic region of Heliangelus exortis chromosome 7, bHelExo1.hap1, whole genome shotgun sequence:
- the CHCHD1 gene encoding small ribosomal subunit protein mS37 encodes MAAPVYPLWVTRWITGQWRQTKRPPAIRPTRPLVLANKVANRREQAGEATCITEMSVMMACWKQNDFNDAACAEEIRLFYDCVAKAEKERRERAAEETLSPGGNLPSSKVNKLLRRFPQITRYV; translated from the exons ATGGCGGCCCCCGTCTACCCGTTATGGGTCACCCGCTGGATCACCGGGCAGTGGCGGCAGACGAAGCGCCCGCCCGCCATCCGCCCGACCCGGCCCCTGGTGCTGGCTAACAAGGTGGCGAACCGCAGGGAGCAGGCGGGAG AGGCAACGTGCATCACGGAGATGTCAGTGATGATGGCCTGCTGGAAGCAGAATGACTTCAACGACGCGGCGTGTGCTGAAGAGATCCGACTGTTCTATGACTGCGTGGCAAAGGCAGAA aaggAGCGCAGGGAGCGGGCTGCAGAGGAGACACTGTCACCTGGGGGGAACCTGCCTTCAAGCAAAGTGAACAAACTCCTGAGGAGGTTTCCTCAGATCACACGTTACGTGTAA
- the FUT11 gene encoding alpha-(1,3)-fucosyltransferase 11: MGFGGPGPAWLWVLLALAAAEGPMVSEEEEEEAAGGSVSEEPCGAEGWAAAAVPPGEAFVAAAASYRGPGNNDTRSNKALPILLWWSGSLFPHFPGDTERIDCPRGSCLVTRSRRAARYRRTKTLIFYGTDFRAYEAPLPRLPHQTWALFHEESPMNNYLLSHPPGIRLFNYTATFRRDSDYPLTLQWLPGAGYLRAPALPLAEKERWRQQGYAPLLYMQSHCDVPSDRDRYVRELMKYIQVDSYGKCLHNRELPSERLRDTSTATTEDSEFMALIARYKFHLALENAICDDYMTEKLWRPMHLGAVPVYRGSPAVRDWMPNNLSIILIDDFESPRELAKYLDFLDKNGEEYLKYLEYKNLGGITNQFLLESLERREWGVNDMTLPNYLNGFECFLCDRENTRVKQEQEHKKSHGKSPAPRPHIAQPKHMGCPMPTPGFGSLEDLSGEDSWKEMWLQDYWQSLDQGEALTAMIHHNESHQGRFWDYMHEIFLKRTRQH; encoded by the exons ATGGGGTTCGGCGGGCCGGGACCCGCttggctctgggtgctgctggcgCTGGCAGCCGCCGAGGGCCCGATGGTGtcggaggaagaggaggaagaggctgcGGGTGGGTCGGTCTCGGAGGAGCCGTGCGGGGCGGAGGGCTGGGCTGCGGCTGCCGTCCCGCCGGGAGAGGCCTTCGTGGCCGCCGCCGCCTCGTACCGGGGGCCCGGCAATAACGACACCCGGAGCAACAAGGCGCTGCCCATCCTGCTCTGGTGGAGCGGCAGCCTCTTCCCACATTTCCCCGGCGACACGGAGCGCATCGATTGCCCCCGCGGTTCCTGCCTGGTGACCCGCAGCCGGCGGGCGGCCCGGTACCGCCGGACCAAGACCCTCATTTTCTACGGCACCGATTTCCGGGCTTACGAAGCTCCTCTGCCCCGCTTGCCCCACCAGACCTGGGCGCTGTTCCACGAGGAGTCTCCCATGAACAACTACCTCCTGTCCCACCCGCCCGGCATCCGCCTCTTCAACTACACCGCCACGTTCCGCCGGGACTCGGATTACCCCCTGACCCTGCAGTGGTTGCCCGGGGCCGGCTACCTGCGTGCCCCGGCCCTGCCCCTGGCCGAGAAGGAGCggtggaggcagcagggctATGCTCCTCTGCTCTACATGCAGTCCCACTGCGATGTCCCCTCCGACCGGGACCGCTACGTCCGGGAGCTGATGAAGTACATCCAG GTTGACTCCTACGGGAAATGCCTGCATAACCGTGAGCTTCCCAGCGAGCGCCTCAGAGACACCTCTACAGCTACCACAGAGGACTCTGAGTTTATGGCTTTGATTGCCAGGTACAAGTTTCACCTGGCCCTGGAGAATGCCATCTGTGATGACTACAtgacagagaagctgtggcgCCCCATGCACCTGGGTGCTGTCCCTGTGTACCGGGGCTCCCCGGCCGTGCGGGACTGGATGCCAAACAACCTCTCCATCATTCTCATAGATGACTTTGAGAGCCCTCGAGAGCTGGCCAAATATCTGGATTTCCTGGACAAGAATGGAGAGGAGTACCTGAAGTATCTGGAGTACAAAAACCTCGGTGGAATCACTAACCAGTTCTTGCTGGAGAGCCTGGAGAGGCGGGAGTGGGGTGTGAATGACATGACCCTGCCTAATTACCTGAATGGCTTCGAGTGTTTCCTCTGTGACAGGGAGAACACCCGGGTCAAACAGGAGCAGGAGCACAAAAAGTCCCATGggaagagtccagctcccagaCCTCACATAGCTCAGCCCAAGCACATGGGATGTCCGATGCCAACCCCTGGGTTTGGAAGTCTTGAAGACCTTTCTGGGGAAGACAG TTGGAAAGAGATGTGGCTGCAGGATTATTGGCAAAGCCTTGATCAGGGAGAGGCCCTCACTGCTATGATTCATCACAATGAGTCTCACCAGGGAAGATTTTGGGACTACATGCACGAGATCTTTCTCAAGAGGACGAGGCAACACTGA